GcctattttattgaatattatattcattttgttttgtttaatgtgttttactttcctttttattttattgaatattatattcattttgttttgtttcatgtgttttactttccttttagaatgttttaaaaaagtaaaagttaCTCTTTTCGTTTCATTTTTCTCAGGGCCCTACCCCAAACtaaatgtttcattttacttaTCTGTTTTAGTAAATCAAGAAAGTTTTGTTACTTTTTCCTTCTACAATCTTTTGTATTAAATAACTACATTAAAAACAATATTTAGAGTTATAAagtattattaataaaattaatttacaaaataaactACTAATTAAAGGTTTCTTAAAAAGTGTGGCACATCAATAAAAGTCAAGTAATATAAAACCAAGAAACTGTTATTTTGCAATATTTGACCTAAATGGAGTTAATTTGTTAGTAGAATGTTTTGGcggtataaaaatatttacattgtTCGCATGAACAAACTTAACAAGATAAGTTTAAATTTTAGGTACTCATGATGTAAGAAATATTTATACAGGTACGCcacttaataaaaaataatcatacataatatttatgaaaaacatTAATCGACTTCGATAAAATAGCATGTTAACATTCACTTGTTATACCATAACTTGGCTCGTGAATTATAAGCTTTAATTCAACCAGCATAGACTAGTCATCAAAGAATATTAAAACATCTAAATATTATTTGGTAGCTGGATAAGattcaaattatttatgtattatctttgatataatttatacGACATTTGATAGgtagatataaaatatattattcataatttcatatataaaattactACGATATTTGATGATAATTTAGAAAtcgcataactaatacatgtataagttatgagagAATTTATACATTATTTTATGCATGATAGAAGGtgaaataactaatacatgaataactaatCCCTGCATAAGCAAtacatacataaaataatacattgaTTCATTAATTCTAACCAGCTACCAAACGACACAACTACACTAAATAAGAAAACCACCATCACAACATTACATCAAAATCTCAAAACACATAttctcatatatttttttcttatagtaGCCTTTATAAATTAAGGGCACTTGGTCTTGTTTCCATGAGTAGTCATGTCTGTGTAGCATTTGCCACAAATTTCTCTGTTACCAAAAGTGCCTGGAGGAACACATTTGCACCTCATACAACAAGTCCCACAAGCTCTGCTGCATAAATTTGGTCTTGAGTGCCTGCTACATCTCACTTTGCATAGTCCTCCACAAtctgttcattttttttttcaaaacaataataaatcgAACAGACtcattaaaactttaatttttgagttttctTCGGGTGTGTAACTAAGTTTGTAAGCTGGTCAAATTGCgtgttttgattttattttattacgaaaaaaaaagagaaagtaaaCACCAAAAATAGTCAAGTGCTTATTGTCATAAGTTGGTCATTCTTAACTTATGGTTTTCAAAATATCTTACAAAACTACAAACTTTCTCCATTTAtgtctttcttctttttatttaaaaggaacatataaatttacaaaatttgaaaaagttcCAAGGGTACTTTAGTcattttagaaaaaagaagaatttaTCTACGTTTTATATACCAAATAAATGATAACTTATTATcagttttgataatttattattaaaactgATAATAAgtcattatttatttgatataaaaCATAGATAAATTGTTCGTTTTCTATACAAATAAGTAAcgatttatttataaaatcaatttcaacccttaaaatttattaacGTCTAATAAAAATAGGctcttattattttcttttcaattgaaATAGATTGAGAATTGAAACTTACCCACATAGGGCAAGAGTCTCCTGTTACCTCCTCTCACCACCTAACAAAGATTTGCACAACCAATATGAACAATAAGAAGGTAAGAGAGAAATTATTCTTTGTCCTTACAAATATATCACgtgaaaaattgattttttttttaatcaaaattaagGAAAAGACAATTTCTTTTAGAATAAACTAAAAGGAAATtatgacaaacaaattgaaacaacaGGAGTAGCTCATAAGGCAACGATTGTCCAAACTAGGAGACATCAACTCATTCTCTTGACTAGTGTGAGACACTCTTAACATAATTTGTTTAtactcttattttattatatatgttaATTAGGACAAATAATTTCTGTAATGTTTAGTTTAAGtgtcatttttttgttaaatgatGGAAAAAGAGTAAAGAAATACCTGATTTTGGTGGTCTTCAATGTCAATATCAGAAGAGACCTACAAGCAAAGaacattaaaataattagactagtaatagcacaaaaaaatagtttaacaaCAAAATCATATGGTAGTTAGGTGATTAATTAATGGTTCAAAATTTTTACTTGAACAAGTAGGCAGAAGAGGAAGAAAGTGAAAAGAATAAGCAATCttgaagacatttttttttttttgagtttttgaatgaaatgttttatttttggtattttgCCTTTTTTCTTGTAGTTTGTGATGACCACTTTGGTACTCTTTTTTGGGTGCAACAAAGTCAGTGCCCAACAATTTATAGGAATCTTGTGATCTAATTGCCCCTAGTTTTACTTTATATAACAGATCATCAAAGTAGACCAGTCAATCCTggtattccttttttttttttttttcatcttgtgGTTCTATTAATTTTAAGTTAGGtttaaagtttatttatttacatagtATCAGAGCAAGATTCATTTCATTATATATTAGGATTTAGGCTCCCAAATAAAATTGTCCACACTGTAGATGTCCATCCATGAGCATGAGCGGGTTgttaaataatgaaaaagtctCACATTAATGATTAATGAGATGAAACCTTGTCATaaactaatttttgaaattgaagtagatctaaaatttatttctttatattgagttatttagatatttcaaaatattttctagcCAAAAATGTAataacaaaagtttttttttaaaatccaaagTCATCATGAAAGTAAatttttaaaccaaaatcaTAAGTTTTGAGCCTATTTcaaagggaaaatacataattaccccatCAAACTTGTACCATTTTTTGAAGTAGACATCTAAAGTTtgcgggggtcctattaccccaccaACCATTTCCAACAATTTTAAGTACACTACTTTTACAATATTTGTAATCTCATGACCAGTGCGTGTGTTTCACCCCatataaaataatgtttttttatttttcttacttctTTAATAGTGGGTCGGGTAACCCCGACCCACTCACATTTTAACCCTTAAATCTTTTTAGAAAATTCATCGTTCATCTTTCCCAATTCCTTTTCCCAGTTCTTTCGATTTACTTCACttcaaaagaaattttttttctgaatttctttgtagatatatatttatgtaagttttgtttgttattgttcaatgtttttggtgtttgatttcaaatatttttcttcaaaaattagtTTAATCTTTTTTAGCTTTGTGGGTATTCCGAAATCAAGACCAACTTTGAGTTCTATAAGtgaatttcacatttttttgaatttgttcaAGTAGATTCTTTGATACTTTTGATCTGGGGAAGCTATATGAACAGAAATGGGTTCAAATTTCTTTGTTGAAAGGTAAATTAGGTGCTAAATTGATCAAGTATTATGTCGTTGTTAAGtagatttttttctaataaaaggCCTTAAGATGAATTGCTAGAACTTGATGATAGAGTATACAATAAAAAATTCGCTTCACGTAGTAAAGAACCAACTTTTGCTGTTGAGAAAAGCTCTCAACAGCCATTAATGGTGGTTTGGGGAAGAAGAAACGTGGGCCTCTTTTCACTTTGGTTTAACAATGCCATGTGTCAGTTTTCCATTGGATTGGGGCCGCAATTTTACTCTTTCACGTGCTTTTCTAGTGTGAAATTACAATTGCTgtaaaaatgggtcaaaatggcgTATTTATTGTAGATTTAAATGGTTTCGTGGGGTGATAGGACCTCCGCAAATTTAAGGTGTCTTCTTCAAAAAAGGGTCTAAGTTTGatggggtaattatgtattttctctatttcaaataataactcgagatatttttaactattttcGCCATTTGAAATGGAAGGAACATGTGGTACTGATAATGGGAGATGGACAGGAAAAGAGTAAAGATTCTTAAGCAAACACTAATGAATGAAGTGGAAGAATTAATTAATCTGTCTCttctttaatctttaattattaCTACTACTTTCTCcgtcttaaaaaataataattttgttatattatctttaaaatatatttaaatttaatgtattgaaactaaaagtgataaaattaGCTCATCTATTATTgaaatataatatagtatagataaataaaaatgaacggaaCCGGAGGAAGTATTACTCcttccgttcacttttacttgtcacgtTTGGCTTGATgtacctattaagaaaataattaatgatatatgtattttatcaaACTATCCACTATTAAATGATGTCttgaaaaaattggaaaataactttttgttaatgagggtaaaacatgaaaaaaattattgttttttcttgatgtgtcaaagtgacaaataaaaatgaaaatttattttaagaataagtaacaagtaaaaatgaacggaggaagtatattataagaatatttctctattttttggCAAATTTAGAAGTTTCACTGGGCTCTAAACTCAATGCAATGGTCCTGGAAACAGGCTTGAGGCAGAGAGTAGACAAATA
The DNA window shown above is from Solanum stenotomum isolate F172 chromosome 6, ASM1918654v1, whole genome shotgun sequence and carries:
- the LOC125867663 gene encoding snakin-2-like, which translates into the protein MSSRLLILFTFFLFCLLVQVSSDIDIEDHQNQVVRGGNRRLLPYVDCGGLCKVRCSRHSRPNLCSRACGTCCMRCKCVPPGTFGNREICGKCYTDMTTHGNKTKCP